In Sander vitreus isolate 19-12246 chromosome 8, sanVit1, whole genome shotgun sequence, the genomic window GGTTGTAGATGAATGGTCCTCTGCATTAGCTCCGTCTGTGATGCCTGATCTTACCAGCATGCACACATTTTTTCATTGTACAAACCTTTCCTTTAGCTACATTTTAACAGTCTCAGGCAGAGAATGTTGACTTGCTGGCTGGTTGTGCAGTACCATTGGACTCAAGCCTGTGAAACCCACCCATGGTACAGCATGCGAGGCCTGTTGTGTCGAACCCCATATCCCAAGCTCCTCCGATGACTGGATTTGTATTATGGGTAAAATGTATGTTTAGACAGAGTACTAAATGGGTTTCAAAGTTCTGCAATCACTCATGTACAAACCTACATGCCATGTGAAATGAACTGTATTGAACAAGTCTTGGGCTACATTGTAGGCCTGTCTGAAAAGCCATCTTTTTCTAATCAAATTATTTAATCATGACAAATGCTGCTTAACCTGTGTGCTTGATATTCCTCTTTGCCTTGTGTCCTTACAGCACCAACACAAGTCTTCGTTAGCTTATGTGAAATAAATAGTCTTGTGAATCAATTTTGAATGACGGGTCTGACTCTTATATTTGAaacaaatgatttatttatttctaaactCTTGTCTGCAAGTATAGAGTTTTATGCCTTGGGTTTGGCAGGTGCTCCCTTCTTTCCAGGCTTCTTCTTGGGCTTCAGCATCTTGGCCTTGATCTATGGAGAGAACAAAATAGACTCAAAGTCACAATCAATTAAAGTCTACAAGTTTTTCTTCCAACTTGGATTGTTTAGGTTCTTACCGCAGGGTCATGCTTGAGGATGGCAAGACGTCTTGCAGTCTTGGCGTAAGGGTTCAGTTTAAGCATTATCCTCAAGTTCTTCAGAGGATTCTTCTTCAGTACTCTGCGGTTGATGGTCTTGCTGTAATGACAATATAACCCAGTCTTAATCACGTGAATTTCTGTTACATTACAAGTCAGTAATAACTATGCGTCGCTCAGGACTTCCATATAATCAGGGTTCAGAAACACGGACCTGAAGTGGGAACATCATCATAGTAGACGagctaaaatacatttcaaGAACTTGAAATGAGCAGTGCTTACGTAGGTGTACGAAGTGCTTTCTGGATCTCCTCACTCTTCAGAATCCTGCTCAGGTCTGTGTTGGTCATCTTGTGCATGGGCAGGCTGGAATGAATAAGGCATTACAAATTTAATCCCCAGTGTTGGAAATATGAAAATGGTAAACTGACTAGTCTTTAAATGCTCAAACTCAGAACTTCTTTTAATATCACAGTTTCAAAAACACGGACCATGAAGTGGAAGCTCATCACTGATGTGATCAACAGTTTTAACTTGCGCTACAGTGCGATTCCTCAATTACTCACTTGTAGCCGATCTTCAGAGAAGCAGGTTTACGCCAGGTGCCGTACAGCTCGTCCAGCTTGCGGAAAGCACTCTCAGTCCAGATGCAGAAGCGTCCGACGTGACCACCAGGGGCAAGCCTCAGGAGGTTCAGTTTGTTCACGTTCTGCAGAGTGATGCCTTCATAATACAACAATAATTTAACACTCATTGAATTCTTgttgcttgcttttttttttactgataaaTGATAACCACTGATGCCACAAGATTACAAAACTAAAGGACCGCACAATGTTACTGCCATTAAAGTTTGTAATGCCCCCTGCATGtgatatacactaccggtcaaaagtttcacatcacttagaaatttctattccactccattatagacagagtACCATCTGATACCAgcctttttttaatcagggcagcagttttcagattacattatgtgcttacataattgcaaaagggttctccattgttttctcagttagccttttaaaattatcagattagtaaacagaatgtgcctttggaacattggatgaatggttgctgataatgggcaatgtagatattgcattaaagatcagccacttctgtctacaacagtcaagaaccttttgcaattatgtaagcacataatgtaatctgaaaactgctgccctgattaaaaaaatgcaactgatctcagctggtattctgtctgtaatggaaatttctaagtaacccaaacttttgaccggtagtataGATTAGGTATTAAATAAAGACTATTAGATAATGTTCTTTAGTCCATTTACATAACTCAATGaattacacattaaaaaaagatgacaCACCTGGGATATTTCTGAAGGCTTTGGTGACACCGGCGTCTTGGTTGTAGATGATGCATGGTCCTCTGCGTTGGATCCGTCTGCGATTCCTCATCTTACCCTTGCCAGCACGCATACGCTGAGAGGAGTAGACCTGAgaataaaacaagtttattaGTCCAATAAaccattaaaagaaataaacgtAGTAATGCCCAATATACTGAACCGAAGCAGTTATCACAGGCAGCGGAACGTTATCATTTAATCCTACTGTATTTAACAAGTTCAGTCTGGGGTCTTACTGCTACATTGCTATACATATGAATCACTTTACAGATGCTAGGCATCATTGTGCGTTACTCAGCGTGTGCTGCAGCCGTGTTAGTTTTTCCATCTGTACTTTTATACTTGTAAATTGAGGGACCATGTATAAAAAGAGCATGATTTCTCAGCACTTTAACATGATCGTTCCATTTCAAATCATGTGTTCCCAAAGTGCAGAGTCAACCCAATagagaaaatgtgaaaagtTTAGATTACCTTCTTGATGTCATTCCAGGCTTTAAGCTTCTTTAGCAGGAGCACTGCCTCCTTGGTCTTCTTGTAGCCCTCAACTTTGTCTTCAACTACCAGTGGGACCTCAGGGATTTCCTCAATTCGGTGTCCTAACAAGATATTCACGTCACCAAAAGATATCCACACAAACGTCTTCTGACTGTCAGACTACAGTGCTGCCGGAGCTTGCTCAGAATTTAACAATCATCAATACCTTGTGACAGCTTAGAGACAGCAGGCAACTGTCACTGATCACAGGCTCAGACGCAAATTACACCATCATGGCAAGACAAATGTTCTTTAAATTTTTGAAcattccattatttttttttaaaggttactCATTTTGGTCCCCGCAAATATTCTTTTAGAGCTTACCTTTTGACATCACAAGCGCAGGAATGGCAGAGGCAGCCACGGCAGAGCAGATGGCATAGCGCTTCTGGGTTGTGTTGATCCTGCGGTGCCAGCGACGCCAGGTTTTGGTGGGGGCAAACATGCGACCTCCACGACACATCTAGACCAAAGTCAAGGTTTGACAACAACCAAAGCAACATTTGAATGAATTACCCAATACCTGCTCAGACTCAATGTTCGTCAGCCATCTGTGCCAGCATATGACAGCAGGCATTCTGTCACTGGTCACAGAGTCAGTCGCAAATTACACCATCACTGCAAGTCTTTTGTTAGAAACatgggagaggaaaaaaaacgtaAAGCTTCAATTTTGGTCACAAGGATACATTTCCAAAGGCACCCTGGCCAGAGCGGTGAGTACCACCACCTCTCACACGAGGGATACGGGCTACAGCTCTTCCTGTACCCCAGGACTCTGCACTGGTCTGGTGGCCTGAAATAAACAACCAATGTTTGAGAATGCATGAGCTCAGTCGCCAACTTTAAATTTTTAAACTATGATGGCACATCTTTGTCAACATGCCAGTTCAAGACAGACTTACCTGCCAGTTCACTGACTGCATATGGCTGGCGACTGTTCTTGCGCATGTTGGTGTGCACAAAATTCACCACATCAGGGCGAATTGGAGCTTTGAACACAGCAGGCATGACGACATTCTTGCCTGAAGATTCTCCTTTCTCGGAATAAACCGAGATCAGGGGTCGGGCGCAGGCCTAGGAACAAAAACACGTACAGGTAAAGAGTTAATATATATAGTTGAATTTGATAAAGtaatgcatactgtatatgaggCAGTGGCTTTTTAACGTATATTTAAAATAACGTGTCCTTAGAACAAGCCATCGCATTTCCTAGCATGTGACTTAAATGTAAAGGTTACTCTAAAACCAGTGTGATGCAACTCGGTGTAACTGGTAATGTTATGTCAAATCAAATGCACCTCGCACTTAAGAGCAGCGGGGACTGCACATTAACATTGCGTATTAGACCAACTGACCGAGGAAATCTGCGGTTGTTGGCCCTAGCTTGACAGTTAGCTCCAGTATGCTAACTGGATTTAGCAAACTAACGTTAGTCTTAACGTACATTGTTCAAGCATAATTGACGGTGTTCACGCTGTTAAGAGCATAAATGCACTCAAAAGCACCGAATAGTATCTACAACAGGAAAAACATAGATGTAATTGAATTAAGCGATGTCTGGTAGCTGCTTGATACAGATCTACCTCTGAGGCGACAACCAcacgtgtaacgttagctagctaaagaAGCTGTTCGTCCAAAATGGCTCCTCGTGTTAGCTTCGCTAGCCGGGAGCATTCCAACTCACTGCTCTTTAGAATCT contains:
- the LOC144522182 gene encoding large ribosomal subunit protein uL4B-like; translated protein: MACARPLISVYSEKGESSGKNVVMPAVFKAPIRPDVVNFVHTNMRKNSRQPYAVSELAGHQTSAESWGTGRAVARIPRVRGGGTHRSGQGAFGNMCRGGRMFAPTKTWRRWHRRINTTQKRYAICSAVAASAIPALVMSKGHRIEEIPEVPLVVEDKVEGYKKTKEAVLLLKKLKAWNDIKKVYSSQRMRAGKGKMRNRRRIQRRGPCIIYNQDAGVTKAFRNIPGITLQNVNKLNLLRLAPGGHVGRFCIWTESAFRKLDELYGTWRKPASLKIGYNLPMHKMTNTDLSRILKSEEIQKALRTPTKTINRRVLKKNPLKNLRIMLKLNPYAKTARRLAILKHDPAIKAKMLKPKKKPGKKGAPAKPKA